One region of Ornithorhynchus anatinus isolate Pmale09 chromosome X5, mOrnAna1.pri.v4, whole genome shotgun sequence genomic DNA includes:
- the FRMD3 gene encoding FERM domain-containing protein 3 isoform X2: MVKCLVKIQTRRSLHLQMVNYCSNNVFVRLLRHGSRVTARNAGAPLLKEGDSLGPIISSSPTKDHGMYEDFSRDEEARIKEEPLTISELVYNPSASLLPTPVDDDEIDMLFDCSSRLEVERDDTDSFEELEADENAFLIAEEEELKEARRALTWSYDILVGNIQVNEFVRSFSRLLVVTLGLLLFVFPLLLLLLESGIDLSFLCEIRQTPEFEQFHYEYYCPLKEWVAGKINFILYLLGCS; encoded by the exons ATGGTAAAATGTCTGGTAAAGATCCAGACCCGGAGAAGCCTTCACTTGCAGATGGTGAACTACTGCAGCAATAATGTGTTTGTTCGCCTGCTCAGGCATGGATCCAGGGTCACCGCTAGAAATGCTG GTGCCCCCTTGCTGAAGGAGGGTGACAGTCTCGGGCCCATAATATCCAGCTCACCCACCAAGGACCATGGCATGTACGAGGACTTCTCGAGAGATGAGGAAGCGAGGATCAAAGAGGAACCTCTCACCATCTCAGAACTGGTGTACAACCCAAGCgccagcctcctccccaccccggtaGACGACGACGAGATCGATATGCTCTTTGACTGTTCCTCCAGGCTGGAGGTCGAGAGAGATGACACCGATTCCTTCGAGGAACTGGAAGCCGATGAAAATGCCTTTCTGATcgctgaggaggaggagctgaaggagGCCCGAAGAGCCTTGACCTGGAGCTATGACATTCTGGTGGGCAACATCCAGGTGAATGAGTTTGTCAGGAGTTTCTCCAGGCTCTTGGTGGTGACCTTGGGACTCCTGCTCTTCGtgttcccactcctcctcctcctgctcgagTCGGGCATCGATCTGTCTTTTCTGTGTGAGATCCGTCAGACCCCGGAGTTTGAGCAGTTTCACTATGAATACTACTGTCCCCTTAAGGAGTGGGTAGCTGGTAAAATCAATTTCATCCTCTACCTGCTGGGCTGCTCATAG